The following coding sequences lie in one Pontibacter sp. G13 genomic window:
- a CDS encoding DUF6576 domain-containing protein, with product MEVKQQIEDFLRKYETTGWLLLLMGGGLLLQGILYLIFGSMSMDSGGSVYDLIIQKLALPVHIKDLVFQPWSLITYPFVVMNFGLQFFNVLFSGLILWSFGRIHQQLLGNIRTRRLIILAVPLIGLITVLSATAIVPNNSNSSPVETVTESVEGESAASEATEGEEYASRVYREEGAKFFHSYHYRVSGMMVLVVLLLASCITLVPDYPIQMIIFGRVKILWVGLALIVLMWYNAGFFTPMGIAVMLAAALGYLHIYLMKNKIDITEQLWQFYAEGSKPKMKVKYGNSAPRPAKSKKKADPKKGEVSQDIIDGILDKISAKGYESLSREEKELLFKASDRNKDEKKD from the coding sequence ATGGAAGTAAAGCAGCAGATAGAGGATTTCCTCCGAAAGTATGAGACCACGGGCTGGTTGCTGCTCCTGATGGGAGGAGGCCTGCTCTTGCAAGGAATCCTGTACTTGATTTTCGGCAGCATGTCGATGGATTCTGGAGGCAGTGTATACGACCTGATCATCCAGAAATTGGCTCTTCCGGTCCATATCAAGGATTTGGTCTTTCAGCCTTGGAGCTTGATCACCTACCCATTCGTGGTGATGAATTTCGGGCTTCAGTTTTTCAATGTGCTGTTTAGTGGATTGATCCTGTGGTCATTTGGCAGAATTCATCAGCAATTGCTGGGGAATATCCGGACCCGGCGATTGATCATTCTGGCTGTGCCCCTCATTGGATTGATTACGGTACTTTCGGCTACCGCCATCGTTCCCAATAACTCGAATTCATCTCCAGTAGAAACAGTTACTGAATCTGTGGAGGGTGAATCGGCAGCTTCAGAAGCAACCGAAGGAGAAGAATATGCCTCTAGGGTATATCGCGAGGAAGGAGCCAAGTTCTTTCATTCCTATCACTATCGCGTGTCTGGGATGATGGTCTTGGTGGTGTTGTTGCTGGCTTCCTGCATCACGTTGGTACCTGACTATCCGATTCAGATGATCATATTTGGTCGGGTGAAGATCCTTTGGGTTGGGCTTGCGCTGATCGTGCTGATGTGGTACAATGCTGGGTTCTTCACCCCGATGGGAATTGCGGTGATGTTGGCGGCGGCGCTGGGGTATTTGCACATCTATCTGATGAAGAACAAAATCGACATCACAGAGCAGCTTTGGCAATTTTACGCTGAAGGCTCTAAGCCCAAGATGAAGGTGAAATACGGAAATTCCGCTCCCCGACCCGCCAAATCCAAAAAGAAGGCAGACCCCAAGAAAGGAGAAGTCTCCCAAGATATTATCGACGGTATTTTGGACAAGATATCGGCCAAAGGCTACGAGAGTTTGAGCCGAGAGGAAAAGGAACTCCTCTTCAAGGCTTCTGACCGAAACAAAGATGAAAAAAAGGATTAA
- a CDS encoding rhomboid family intramembrane serine protease, with product MIRLTPIVKHIIIVNVAIFLMYQIAQMYAPDLFSIMYDFLVLKKANVFGLFDPALYKMMVEQIGPFRPSQVVGWFWSHLTLSHIFWNMLGLAFIGPIVEQTVGSKRFLRFYLFCGVVGGLLVGLVDPSPYAVLGASGAISGVFAAMAFQYPDLEVRLYFLIPIKAKYLAIGFASISALLVIAGFMGTDTGNISHFGHLSGMIAAFLYYKLEKYMPILRQ from the coding sequence ATGATTCGACTGACACCGATCGTCAAGCATATTATTATTGTTAATGTGGCGATCTTTCTGATGTATCAGATCGCACAAATGTATGCGCCAGATCTGTTTAGCATCATGTACGACTTCCTCGTCTTGAAGAAAGCCAATGTGTTTGGATTGTTCGATCCAGCTTTGTACAAGATGATGGTTGAGCAAATAGGTCCATTTAGACCTTCTCAGGTAGTCGGTTGGTTTTGGAGTCATCTGACACTTAGCCATATTTTCTGGAACATGTTAGGACTTGCCTTCATTGGGCCGATTGTCGAGCAAACCGTTGGTAGTAAGCGTTTTCTCCGGTTTTACCTGTTTTGTGGAGTCGTTGGGGGGCTATTGGTAGGATTGGTAGATCCCTCCCCGTATGCGGTTCTCGGGGCATCTGGAGCCATCTCCGGTGTGTTCGCAGCCATGGCTTTTCAATATCCAGACCTTGAAGTAAGACTCTATTTCCTCATACCGATCAAGGCAAAGTATTTGGCGATTGGATTTGCATCAATTTCAGCCTTGCTGGTGATTGCTGGATTTATGGGGACTGACACAGGGAATATTTCCCACTTTGGTCACTTGTCTGGAATGATTGCCGCGTTCCTGTATTACAAGCTGGAAAAATACATGCCGATCCTACGCCAGTAA
- the mutL gene encoding DNA mismatch repair endonuclease MutL: protein MQNQIRLLPDAIANQIAAGEVVQRPASVIKELLENAIDAGATKIDILIKDAGKALIQVTDNGSGMSPQDARMAFERHATSKIQKQEDLFNILTLGFRGEALASIAAVAQVKVKTRRADDELGTEIEIEASQIKKESPIVMPQGTTFQVRNLFYNVPARRNFLTSDSNEIRHLQSEIVRVAIAHPEVAFTYQLDTVQIYDFPAADLKHRLLATQKNSLAGKLHEVSESTGYVKISGYVGDPSAPTTKRKDRYFFVNGRYIRSNSLNHAIRTAYEDFLEHDQYPFYCIFLELDPVHVDINIHPTKTEVKFDDERTLFVLLHTIVKRVLGEAHNAPELPGLADGVQPGIFGTQPTITPQAPDFGKVDFGREDAGQTIGNVPRIPKTPSAKSVDPAAWDQLYKPITPPQPSSSVNPSIPPVPPPFDSPEKIGNLFGEGDIPSGVVPTSQDRFVAQYSQRYILTSRGGDLIIIDQHLAHRRILYERFLARQSEQAQGTQRLLFSQELPFSASESALMKEVQTVLSEMGFEVTPFGMDSLVVHGIPAGIPMERVQEVFEQILDEVKLIGSSAARTRLMEGIARAIARKSSVTSSQKLSILEMNQMIDDLFACQVPGFAPNGKPTFKQVSGIELEEYFR, encoded by the coding sequence ATGCAAAATCAAATTCGTCTGCTTCCGGATGCTATAGCCAACCAGATTGCCGCAGGAGAAGTGGTACAGCGACCTGCATCCGTCATAAAGGAATTGCTTGAAAACGCCATCGATGCTGGCGCCACCAAAATAGACATCCTCATCAAGGATGCCGGTAAGGCGCTCATCCAAGTCACCGATAATGGCTCTGGAATGTCCCCTCAGGATGCTCGGATGGCATTCGAACGCCATGCTACTTCCAAAATCCAAAAGCAGGAAGACCTCTTCAATATCTTGACATTGGGGTTTCGCGGAGAAGCATTGGCCTCCATCGCGGCGGTCGCGCAAGTGAAAGTCAAGACGCGCCGTGCAGATGACGAGCTGGGGACCGAGATCGAGATCGAAGCCAGCCAGATCAAGAAGGAATCACCCATCGTCATGCCGCAAGGCACGACTTTCCAAGTCCGAAACCTTTTCTATAATGTTCCGGCTCGTCGAAATTTCCTGACTTCGGATTCCAACGAGATTCGCCACCTTCAATCTGAAATTGTCCGCGTTGCCATCGCCCATCCCGAAGTGGCATTTACCTACCAATTGGACACCGTTCAGATCTATGATTTTCCCGCCGCGGATTTGAAACATCGGCTCCTCGCCACTCAGAAGAATTCGCTTGCAGGCAAATTGCATGAAGTGAGTGAGTCTACGGGCTATGTCAAGATTTCGGGATATGTCGGAGATCCTTCCGCTCCGACCACCAAGCGAAAAGATCGCTATTTCTTCGTCAACGGTCGATACATTCGCAGCAATAGCCTCAATCACGCTATTCGGACTGCCTACGAAGATTTCCTCGAACACGACCAGTATCCCTTCTATTGCATATTCTTGGAGCTTGATCCGGTGCATGTGGATATCAACATCCACCCGACCAAGACCGAGGTGAAATTCGATGATGAACGGACCCTGTTTGTGTTGCTCCACACCATCGTCAAGCGAGTGCTCGGGGAAGCGCACAACGCGCCAGAATTGCCAGGGCTGGCAGATGGGGTTCAGCCGGGGATTTTTGGGACACAACCTACCATCACTCCTCAGGCGCCCGATTTTGGGAAGGTGGATTTTGGACGGGAGGATGCAGGCCAGACCATTGGTAATGTCCCGCGAATTCCGAAAACGCCTAGCGCCAAATCAGTTGACCCAGCAGCCTGGGACCAGTTGTACAAACCCATTACCCCGCCTCAGCCTTCTTCTTCGGTCAATCCGTCCATTCCACCTGTTCCACCTCCGTTTGATTCACCCGAAAAAATCGGAAACCTTTTCGGAGAGGGGGATATCCCATCAGGAGTGGTACCGACGTCTCAGGACCGATTTGTTGCGCAATATTCGCAGCGTTACATCCTCACCAGTCGTGGAGGAGATTTGATCATCATTGACCAACACCTTGCACACCGCAGGATTCTGTATGAGCGGTTTTTGGCTCGCCAATCTGAACAAGCACAGGGTACTCAGCGGTTATTGTTTTCGCAGGAATTGCCCTTCTCTGCTTCTGAAAGTGCCTTGATGAAAGAGGTGCAGACGGTACTCTCAGAGATGGGATTTGAGGTGACGCCATTTGGGATGGATAGCCTGGTTGTCCACGGAATCCCCGCAGGAATTCCGATGGAGCGTGTTCAGGAAGTCTTTGAGCAGATCTTGGACGAGGTAAAATTGATAGGCAGTAGCGCTGCTAGAACTCGTCTGATGGAGGGCATTGCGCGTGCGATTGCTCGGAAAAGTTCCGTAACCTCCAGTCAGAAATTGAGTATTTTGGAGATGAATCAAATGATCGATGACCTTTTTGCCTGCCAGGTGCCGGGATTTGCTCCCAATGGGAAGCCCACCTTCAAGCAGGTTTCGGGGATCGAACTGGAGGAATATTTCCGCTAG
- a CDS encoding class I adenylate-forming enzyme family protein — translation MSHRIKLLHQDISGWKVGMPGKIALVDAVHGNQRMYGQLADRAKAYALNLMDLGVQPGDRVAAWMPMNVEQIALMYGCLMVGAAFAPLEQYLSHDTLVERLITIQPACLIAPTPADWHPDLHGSLTRLSNLKHVCVGGGEHAPKLSGIASHRLEQLMDGKRILMLRAQNRIRKGLEQRTSSLHAWNPALVLFTAGTTDTPKAAILCHETIHTQLQLLSGQYPFHWKDKMLVNLPLSHAGGSIMGIMLAMKHGMTAVLAEGLDASECLKVMDTYRIDVLAQMQVGFELMGDELRNSRAFNRLKLGMVVGAPSEMGLGGIEYVCKRAMTGLFLTEAGGFATVQMGDTQLIASGTFGRVIPEFAQISIRETFVPGGKAGDKLPLGQLGHVCIHPPMVCNGYLSPGVAHTGMISKDGLLYTGDVGRLIQHGDTLFLELEAMESFDQTQEHSTDFPNFRAA, via the coding sequence ATGAGTCATCGCATCAAATTGCTACATCAGGATATCTCCGGCTGGAAAGTCGGGATGCCGGGCAAGATTGCCCTGGTGGATGCCGTGCATGGCAATCAGCGGATGTATGGGCAATTGGCAGATCGGGCGAAAGCCTATGCCTTGAACCTCATGGATCTGGGGGTGCAACCGGGCGATCGGGTCGCGGCTTGGATGCCGATGAATGTCGAGCAGATCGCACTCATGTATGGTTGTCTGATGGTGGGAGCTGCTTTCGCGCCGCTTGAGCAGTATTTGAGTCATGATACCCTCGTTGAGCGCCTGATTACCATTCAGCCAGCATGTCTGATTGCTCCCACACCAGCTGATTGGCACCCGGATCTTCACGGATCTCTCACCCGGCTATCCAACTTGAAGCATGTATGCGTCGGGGGAGGAGAGCATGCTCCCAAATTGTCTGGAATCGCTTCCCATCGATTGGAGCAACTCATGGATGGAAAGCGCATCCTGATGCTCAGGGCACAAAACAGAATCCGTAAAGGACTCGAGCAGCGGACTTCTTCTCTGCATGCATGGAACCCTGCGCTGGTGCTTTTCACTGCAGGCACGACCGATACGCCCAAGGCGGCGATTCTCTGTCACGAAACCATTCATACACAACTTCAACTGCTGAGCGGCCAGTATCCATTCCACTGGAAGGACAAAATGTTGGTGAATCTCCCCCTCAGTCATGCGGGGGGAAGCATCATGGGAATCATGCTAGCCATGAAGCACGGGATGACGGCGGTGTTGGCGGAAGGATTGGATGCCTCGGAATGTCTGAAAGTCATGGATACCTACCGGATTGACGTTCTTGCGCAAATGCAGGTAGGGTTTGAACTGATGGGAGATGAGCTGCGAAATTCCAGAGCTTTTAATCGCTTGAAGCTTGGGATGGTGGTAGGCGCACCTTCCGAAATGGGGCTTGGGGGAATTGAATATGTCTGCAAGCGTGCCATGACGGGGCTGTTCCTCACGGAGGCGGGTGGTTTTGCGACGGTCCAGATGGGAGATACCCAACTAATTGCCTCTGGGACGTTTGGGCGAGTGATTCCCGAATTTGCCCAGATCTCCATTCGTGAGACATTTGTGCCGGGCGGAAAAGCAGGAGACAAGCTTCCTTTGGGCCAATTGGGACATGTATGTATCCACCCTCCGATGGTCTGCAATGGGTATCTATCGCCAGGTGTTGCACACACTGGGATGATTTCCAAAGATGGTCTTTTGTACACGGGAGATGTTGGCCGATTGATCCAACATGGAGATACCTTGTTTCTCGAGCTCGAAGCCATGGAATCATTCGATCAGACGCAAGAGCATTCCACTGACTTTCCCAATTTCAGAGCCGCTTGA
- a CDS encoding transglycosylase SLT domain-containing protein, whose product MNWRIIVYLASGILLLGIPPAFFVFPKMTSSLHAGVSVQELPSLERYYSRTEVTVYPDGTLGEVIMLNQGIPETAWDTLFQTHFTMDIFPEEESRCLSVVWDSIMYLQRWDTLQQPIFWRTVMNMKRDSCIVNVASTRQMLAMIRTDEWERLSDTMKYQFRDSIRQAHGLTDSTAIYVTAGKNHYYAFDKVLPTIGKAVEVFRQEHTDPWYAQAILLIESPGQLQYSPVGAYGSFQLMKDVALEHGLIVNDSIDEREDFEKAAKAAADLISTRCVPQTRYMLRKREIEFQESELWFRLLVLHSYHAGAGNVEGVLSQINPSEGGIDLMKSVWTTEYGGFKNASQNYSQVALASLMELDRLMAQMPDSVCQERIDAKPHVPVPRTTTMTAP is encoded by the coding sequence GTGAACTGGCGCATCATCGTGTATCTGGCCTCCGGAATCCTTCTCCTTGGCATTCCTCCTGCATTCTTTGTATTTCCAAAGATGACGAGCTCCCTGCACGCCGGAGTTTCCGTTCAGGAACTACCCAGTTTGGAACGATACTACTCCAGAACTGAAGTGACAGTCTATCCAGATGGTACGCTGGGAGAAGTGATTATGCTGAATCAGGGCATCCCAGAAACGGCATGGGACACCCTGTTCCAGACGCACTTCACCATGGATATTTTCCCCGAGGAAGAGAGTCGGTGTCTGTCTGTAGTCTGGGATTCCATCATGTATTTACAGCGATGGGACACGCTCCAGCAGCCGATCTTCTGGCGAACGGTCATGAACATGAAGCGGGATTCCTGCATTGTGAATGTCGCCTCCACGCGTCAAATGCTCGCCATGATCCGTACGGATGAATGGGAACGCCTATCCGACACGATGAAATACCAGTTCAGGGACAGCATCAGGCAGGCGCATGGTTTGACAGACTCTACAGCGATCTATGTGACGGCGGGCAAAAACCACTATTACGCATTCGACAAGGTACTCCCCACCATCGGCAAGGCGGTTGAGGTATTTCGGCAAGAACATACGGACCCGTGGTATGCACAGGCCATTTTGCTGATCGAGAGCCCCGGGCAATTGCAATACTCCCCTGTAGGAGCGTATGGTTCCTTCCAACTGATGAAAGATGTGGCGCTGGAACACGGCTTGATCGTCAACGATAGCATCGACGAGCGCGAAGACTTCGAAAAGGCTGCCAAAGCTGCCGCAGATTTGATCTCCACCCGTTGCGTTCCCCAGACTCGATACATGCTGAGAAAGCGCGAAATCGAGTTTCAGGAGTCGGAACTATGGTTCAGGCTGCTGGTCCTGCATTCCTATCACGCTGGGGCGGGAAATGTAGAAGGAGTACTGTCGCAGATCAATCCTTCCGAAGGGGGCATCGACCTCATGAAATCGGTCTGGACCACCGAGTACGGAGGATTCAAAAATGCCTCCCAGAACTACTCGCAGGTGGCATTGGCGAGTTTGATGGAACTGGATCGCCTCATGGCCCAGATGCCCGATTCTGTGTGTCAGGAGCGAATCGATGCCAAACCGCATGTTCCGGTCCCCCGAACCACCACGATGACCGCTCCCTAA
- a CDS encoding aldose epimerase family protein: MSIQLLIQHTLYIMHIEPFGQLPSGEEVSLFTLESKGGAKARITNYGGILVNLWIPDAKGEWVDVVLGFDTLEEYLGDHPYFNAIIGRYGNRIGQSSFTLEGTTYELDKNHGPHHLHGGFVGFDKQLWDAQAGTNEEGDDFVVLSLTSPDGDAGYPGTLKVEVTYTLTQDNQWIIEYEATTDKATHVNLTQHAYFNLKGAGDVLEHELMITADSITETDEALVPTGQLVEVAEGPFDFNAPKPIGADIDADDAAIKAGFGYDHNFVIRDWDDSLRLIAEVFEPSRGIFMEVSSSEPGVQLYTANHLKDLTGKGGTVYQPRTAFCLETQHFPDTPNRPEFPTTELKPGETYKSTTVYAFRA; encoded by the coding sequence ATGTCTATTCAGCTACTTATTCAACACACGCTATACATTATGCACATCGAGCCATTTGGCCAGCTACCTTCCGGTGAGGAGGTGTCTTTGTTCACGCTAGAGAGCAAGGGGGGCGCAAAAGCCCGGATTACGAACTACGGGGGAATTCTCGTCAATCTCTGGATTCCCGATGCCAAAGGCGAATGGGTGGATGTGGTCTTGGGATTTGATACGCTTGAGGAATACTTGGGCGATCATCCCTATTTCAATGCGATCATCGGTCGCTATGGAAACCGGATCGGCCAATCTTCCTTCACCCTCGAAGGTACTACCTACGAACTCGACAAGAACCATGGACCTCACCATTTGCACGGAGGATTCGTGGGATTCGACAAGCAGCTGTGGGACGCACAGGCAGGAACCAACGAGGAAGGAGACGATTTTGTCGTCCTTTCGCTCACTAGCCCAGACGGAGATGCGGGATATCCCGGAACGCTCAAGGTAGAGGTGACCTACACATTGACCCAAGACAACCAGTGGATCATCGAATACGAGGCAACGACCGACAAGGCCACGCATGTCAATCTCACCCAACACGCTTATTTCAACCTGAAAGGAGCAGGGGATGTGCTGGAACATGAACTGATGATCACCGCCGACAGCATCACCGAAACAGACGAGGCCTTGGTTCCGACAGGCCAATTGGTGGAAGTCGCGGAAGGTCCGTTTGATTTCAATGCGCCCAAACCGATTGGAGCGGACATTGATGCGGATGATGCGGCCATCAAGGCGGGATTTGGGTACGACCACAATTTCGTGATTCGAGATTGGGACGATTCCCTGAGGTTGATTGCAGAAGTCTTTGAACCTTCACGGGGAATATTCATGGAGGTGTCTTCTTCAGAGCCCGGCGTGCAATTGTATACCGCCAATCACCTCAAGGATTTGACGGGCAAGGGAGGAACTGTGTATCAACCCCGAACCGCCTTCTGTCTGGAAACTCAGCATTTCCCAGATACGCCCAATCGACCCGAGTTTCCCACGACGGAGCTCAAACCCGGTGAAACCTACAAGTCGACGACGGTGTACGCTTTCCGCGCCTAG
- a CDS encoding energy transducer TonB, translated as MIRSALLTCLLSFLVASIPTADLFAQEEKPGINDFIFVDSEPVPTNLDQIRQQIGYPQAAVDSQIEGVVIARVLVNQKGMPADHKIVKRVHPSLAKAVSDQIPLLKFTPAMLGGNPVMYWINIPFSFKMMTDREDLIRKSIEELNAQLEKAPKDYKLWHKRGIQQSELRLWDEAIIDFTESISFNPKKNKKNKPDDYAYLFYAQFSRGKAYSQKDDYTKAIADFDAAIKTYEDMKATDTLAQSILSQVYVQRGYAHFLNGDNEAAKRDYNWVLEHEPDSKCDMYPLLADIGLVEKNSQELVKIYDGLIECHPEDRLLYYSRGYYKSDAGDYQGAMVDLKKVAEETRTTPLRIAAFNRLAFCAYQEEQYAQALDYIDDALAVNALTALSYYYRGRVFEKQGKKDEACEAVRQSLSFGLEGEDRKDAIEFMNVHCGGYEED; from the coding sequence ATGATTCGTTCAGCACTACTGACTTGCCTATTGTCATTTCTCGTGGCAAGTATCCCTACCGCCGATCTATTTGCCCAAGAAGAGAAGCCCGGCATCAATGACTTCATCTTTGTCGATTCCGAACCGGTTCCTACCAATCTCGATCAAATCCGCCAACAGATCGGCTATCCCCAAGCTGCGGTAGATTCACAAATAGAAGGCGTCGTCATCGCCCGTGTGCTCGTCAACCAAAAAGGGATGCCCGCCGACCACAAGATCGTCAAGCGGGTACACCCGAGCCTGGCCAAAGCCGTTTCAGATCAGATTCCCCTCCTCAAGTTCACTCCAGCCATGCTCGGCGGAAATCCTGTCATGTACTGGATCAATATTCCGTTCTCCTTCAAGATGATGACGGACCGAGAGGATCTGATTCGCAAGTCTATCGAGGAACTGAACGCCCAGCTGGAAAAAGCCCCCAAAGATTACAAGCTTTGGCACAAACGCGGCATCCAGCAATCCGAACTGAGACTCTGGGACGAGGCGATCATCGACTTCACGGAATCCATTTCCTTCAATCCCAAGAAGAACAAAAAGAACAAGCCCGACGATTATGCTTACCTCTTCTATGCGCAATTTTCTCGGGGCAAGGCATATAGCCAAAAGGATGATTACACCAAGGCCATCGCCGATTTTGACGCTGCGATCAAGACGTATGAGGACATGAAAGCCACAGATACCTTGGCACAGTCCATCCTCTCCCAAGTCTACGTCCAGCGCGGGTATGCACATTTCCTCAATGGCGATAACGAAGCGGCCAAGCGCGACTACAACTGGGTCCTCGAACATGAGCCCGATAGCAAGTGCGACATGTATCCACTGCTCGCGGATATCGGACTTGTCGAGAAGAACTCCCAGGAGTTGGTGAAGATCTACGACGGACTCATCGAATGCCATCCTGAAGACCGATTGCTCTACTACAGTCGCGGCTATTACAAGTCCGACGCGGGCGATTATCAGGGAGCGATGGTCGATCTGAAAAAAGTGGCCGAAGAGACTCGTACCACGCCACTGAGAATTGCGGCCTTCAATCGATTGGCTTTCTGTGCCTATCAGGAAGAACAGTATGCGCAGGCGCTGGACTATATCGACGATGCTTTGGCCGTCAATGCACTCACGGCACTGTCATACTATTATCGTGGCAGAGTATTTGAGAAGCAGGGCAAAAAGGACGAAGCATGTGAGGCAGTCCGCCAATCCCTCAGCTTTGGTCTGGAAGGAGAAGACCGCAAGGATGCCATCGAATTCATGAATGTCCATTGTGGCGGCTACGAGGAGGATTGA
- a CDS encoding zinc-binding dehydrogenase has translation MMKAAFLVRQGDPKEAFEIRETPKPLPQAGEVQIEVEGFGLNFADVMARLGLYRDAPPMPSVLGYDVVGRISELGPEVEGYQLGDRVASMTRFGGYAQFAVADQRVLMPIPEDLPVGQGVALPVQYGTAWYMAKDLIQLRAGEHVLIHAAAGGVGTALVQIARQVGCVIYGTAGSDAKLAYLKEQGVDHPINYRSTEFDQVIRELRGEAGLDVIFDPIGGATLKKGFKLLGAGGRILSFGGSTMTEAKGFFGKIMAGLSFGFYHPVMFLGNSRSMLGVNMLRLADQRPHVMGRVNAGMRQALDEGYLNPVVGGEFPAEDIAEAHAFLESRKSMGKVVVTW, from the coding sequence ATGATGAAAGCTGCCTTTCTCGTCCGCCAGGGAGACCCCAAGGAGGCATTCGAGATCCGCGAAACGCCCAAGCCGCTCCCCCAAGCAGGGGAGGTCCAGATCGAAGTGGAGGGATTTGGCTTGAACTTCGCCGATGTGATGGCCCGTCTCGGCCTCTATCGAGATGCGCCCCCGATGCCATCTGTCTTGGGCTATGATGTCGTCGGCAGGATCTCGGAATTAGGCCCAGAGGTGGAAGGCTATCAGCTTGGAGATCGCGTAGCTTCCATGACCCGCTTTGGCGGATATGCGCAGTTTGCCGTGGCTGACCAGCGGGTCCTCATGCCCATCCCGGAAGATCTTCCGGTCGGCCAGGGCGTGGCATTGCCCGTGCAGTATGGCACCGCTTGGTACATGGCCAAAGATCTGATCCAGCTCCGCGCAGGGGAGCATGTGCTGATTCACGCAGCCGCAGGTGGAGTAGGGACGGCACTGGTCCAGATCGCCCGCCAAGTGGGATGTGTGATTTACGGGACGGCAGGATCTGATGCCAAATTGGCCTATCTCAAAGAGCAGGGAGTAGACCATCCGATCAACTACCGCAGCACGGAATTTGATCAGGTGATTCGCGAGCTTCGGGGAGAAGCGGGACTTGACGTGATTTTTGATCCGATCGGAGGCGCGACTCTCAAGAAAGGGTTCAAACTTCTAGGCGCTGGAGGACGAATTCTGAGCTTTGGCGGTTCCACCATGACCGAGGCCAAAGGCTTTTTCGGCAAGATCATGGCGGGCCTGAGCTTCGGATTCTATCATCCCGTGATGTTTCTCGGCAACAGTCGCTCGATGCTCGGGGTGAATATGCTCCGCTTGGCCGATCAGCGCCCGCATGTCATGGGGCGCGTCAATGCCGGGATGCGTCAGGCGCTCGATGAAGGATACCTCAATCCGGTTGTGGGAGGGGAATTTCCCGCCGAGGATATCGCCGAAGCGCACGCTTTCCTCGAATCTCGCAAATCCATGGGTAAGGTCGTGGTCACTTGGTAG